A window from Dunckerocampus dactyliophorus isolate RoL2022-P2 chromosome 15, RoL_Ddac_1.1, whole genome shotgun sequence encodes these proteins:
- the fgb gene encoding fibrinogen beta chain — translation MKTTTSLLLLLFLCVSGAASQGNLDYDEYDTDTKSSPSTTTGTTNQTGPGARGHRPLTQGRDSYNPNRYSPRPVGGASRYGGRPTTAPPSGHKVEEKKVHPEAGGCSYGFEEMGVLCPNGCELKMALLKQEKSVMTSISQMKPQVEQLLHSSNTIFSYTTAMSSSLAARQRIITDNGRVVSEFSGQVEDQHAFIKETVDTVFPSTIRVLQGVVDKIRQKIQKLEKAIQTQREECKEPCQTTCPIPVVKGKDCEDIYRRGGKESQMYLIQPDAFFPPYKVFCDQTTQNGGWLLIQNRLDGSVDFGRRWDEYRRGFGNIAFNVGKGYCESPGEFWLGNDRISQLTKMGPTELLIEMQDWTGAKVHAQYHQFTMQSESSNYVLAVDSYSGNAGNCLLDGALELFGENRTMTRHHGAMFSTYDRDNDNWNPGDPSKQCSKEDGGGWWYNRCHSANPNGRYYMGGAYTRQMSKHGTDDGVVWMNWKGSWYSLKTISMKIRPFFAPL, via the exons ATGAAGACGACGACctcgctgctgctgttgctgttccTATGCGTGAGCGGCGCCGCCTCTCAGGGAAACCTGGACTATGATGAATATGACACG GACACAAAGAGCTCACCAAGTACCACAACAGGGACAACA AACCAAACGGGCCCGGGAGCTCGGGGGCACCGTCCACTCACTCAAGGCCGGGACTCCTACAACCCCAACCGCTATTCTCCGCGCCCTGTTGGTGGTGCCAGCAG GTACGGAGGACGACCCACCACTGCACCTCCCAGCGGACACAAAGTGGAAGAGAAGAAGGTGCACCCGGAAGCAGGAGGATGCTCATACGGCTTTGAGGAAATG GGCGTCCTTTGTCCAAATGGCTGCGAGCTGAAGATGGCGCTGCTCAAGCAGGAGAAGAGCGTCATGACG AGCATCAGCCAGATGAAGCCTCAAGTAGAGCAACTGTTGCACTCGTCCAACACCATCTTCAGCTATACCACTGCCATGTCGTCCTCACTAGCGGCGCGCCAACGAATCATCACAG ACAACGGGAGGGTGGTGAGTGAGTTCTCGGGGCAGGTGGAGGACCAGCATGCCTTCATCAAGGAGACTGTGGACACTGTCTTCCCCTCCACCATTCGAGTCCTGCAG GGTGTTGTGGACAAGATACGCCAGAAGATCCAGAAGCTGGAGAAGGCCATCCAGACCCAGAGGGAGGAGTGCAAAGAGCCGTGCCAGACCACTTGTCCCATTCCAGTGGTGAAAG GAAAGGACTGTGAAGACATCTACCGCCGTGGAGGAAAAGAGTCTCAGATGTACCTGATCCAACCCGACGCCTTCTTTCCACCATACAAGGTCTTCTGTGACCAGACAACCCAGAATGGAG GATGGCTCCTCATCCAGAACAgactggatggcagtgttgactttGGCCGACGTTGGGACGAGTATCGACGTGGTTTCGGAAACATTGCATTCAACGTGGGCAAAGGTTATTGTGAGAGCCCag GCGAATTTTGGCTGGGCAACGACcgcatcagtcagctgacaaagATGGGCCCAACTGAGCTCCTCATCGAGATGCAGGACTGGACAGGTGCCAAG GTCCACGCCCAGTACCACCAGTTCACCATGCAGTCTGAGTCGTCCAACTACGTGCTGGCGGTGGACTCTTACTCCGGCAATGCCGGCAACTGTCTGCTGGATGGAGCTCTGGAGCTGTTTGGGGAAAACCGCACAATGACCAGGCACCACGGCGCCATGTTCAGCACCTACGACAGAGACAACGACAACTG GAACCCTGGCGACCCCTCCAAGCAGTGCTCCAAAGAGGACGGAGGCGGCTGGTGGTACAACCGTTGCCATTCGGCTAATCCCAATGGCCGATACTACATGGGCGGTGCCTACACTCGACAGATGTCCAAACACGGCACAGACGACGGCGTGGTTTGGATGAACTGGAAGGGCAGCTGGTATTCGCTCAAAACCATCAGCATGAAGATCCGCCCTTTCTTCGCCCCATTGTGA
- the ttc29 gene encoding tetratricopeptide repeat protein 29, with the protein MAASGAALPEMTSGVSRERSRKGLQTTDKSAWSLSKEEIAKFINSQKQNICVGVLQHGFHRSFSEIFQLVRLDQERREAAEVNSAVSLQTPLEEQQHKMESISRHLSRAEQAKRDGQWPLAYKQRLILGGYFTDEEDLWLSLHFYLTCTDAPEEGCLGHATEARACLAELYLQQGQLDKAREQAELCVQLADGGGWSDSSGRSLRHRARESLWSIYSRQADSCFKAGDHNEALRLLHSGYTTATESENKHIEGEAAYQLGLAYYSLGDHDTSEQYLNTSMQICSTTQDIDGLGKAYKAMAKLCESKGNLNNTIHLLETLVDISRSNSLHHHLVDACLCLGNVYTNMRQYDRARERLLQGYNVACNIGDKTLVHKAQVSLASAHTRCIMRKYSADVESDMPLALSRLLDWKVTRGRHDATDDDVVSDY; encoded by the exons ATGGCCGCATCAGGCGCGGCTCTACCAGAAATGACTTCAGGGGTCAGCAGGGAGAGAAGCAG GAAGGGTCTCCAAACCACAGACAAGTCAGCTTGGAGTCTCTCCAAAGAAGAAATTGCAAA GTTCATCAACAGCCAGAAGCAGAACATCTGCGTGGGCGTGCTCCAACATGGCTTCCACAG GTCCTTCTCAGAGATCTTCCAGCTGGTGCGCTTGGATCAGGAGCGCAGGGAGGCAGCCGAGGTCAACTCGGCAGTAAGTCTTCAGACTCCCCTGGAGGAgcaacaacacaaaatggagagcaTCAGCCGGCACCTGAGCAGGGCCGAGCAGGCCAAGCGAGACG GTCAGTGGCCTCTGGCGTACAAGCAGCGTCTGATCTTGggtggctacttcacggatgaGGAGGACCTGTGGCTCAGTTTGCACTTCTACCTCACCTGCACGGATGCACCTGAAGAAGGCTGCTTGGGACACGCCACCGAGGCCCGAGCTTGCTTGGCTGAGCTCTACCTGCAGCAAG GTCAGCTGGACAAGGCCAGGGAGCAGGCCGAGCTGTGCGTACAGCTGGCCGACGGAGGCGGCTGGTCGGACTCATCCGGTCGCTCCTTGCGGCACCGCGCCCGTGAGAGCCTGTGGTCCATCTACAGCCGCCAGGCAGACTCTTGTTTCAAGGCTGGAGATCATAACGAGGCTCTGAGGCTTCTCCACAGTGGCTACACCACAGCCACAGAGT cggaaaacaaacacattgaaGGGGAAGCCGCCTATCAGCTTGGACTGGCCTATTACAGCTTAGGCGATCATGACACCTCTGAAcag TACCTCAACACCTCTATGCAGATCTGCAGCACAACACAGGACATAGACGGGCTGGGCAAGGCCTACAAGGCAATGGCCAAGCTGTGTGAAAG CAAAGGCAACTTAAACAACACAATCCATCTTCTGGAGACATTAGTGGACATCTCCCGTAGCAACAGCCTACATCACCACTTGGTGGATGCGTGCCTTTGTCTAGGCAACGTCTACACTAATATG AGGCAGTATGACCGCGCTCGCGAGCGCTTGCTCCAAGGTTACAACGTCGCTTGCAACATCGGAGACAAGACTCTGGTGCACAAGGCCCAG GTGTCACTGGCCAGCGCACACACTCGCTGCATCATGAGGAAGTACAGTGCTGATGTGGAGTCAGACATGCCCCTCGCGCTGTCACGCCTGCTGGATTGGAAAGTGACGAGAGGACGTCACGACGCCACGGACGACGATGTTGTCAGTGACTATTAG